The following are from one region of the Noviherbaspirillum sedimenti genome:
- a CDS encoding DUF971 domain-containing protein: protein MPYPQALRSDARTALLEIVWDDGTTQQLDGALLRRQCPCADCKSMRQRSSDALAIHPPASITDIRLVGAYAAQIIFSDGHERGIFPWVYLKELDQE, encoded by the coding sequence ATGCCTTATCCGCAAGCACTGCGCAGCGATGCCCGTACCGCGCTGCTCGAAATTGTCTGGGATGACGGCACAACACAGCAACTGGATGGCGCGCTGCTGCGCCGCCAGTGCCCCTGTGCCGACTGCAAAAGCATGCGCCAGCGGAGCAGCGATGCACTTGCGATCCACCCGCCAGCGAGCATCACAGATATCCGTCTGGTGGGCGCCTACGCCGCGCAAATCATTTTCAGCGACGGCCACGAACGCGGCATTTTCCCCTGGGTGTACCTGAAGGAGCTGGATCAGGAATAA